The Bombus pyrosoma isolate SC7728 linkage group LG3, ASM1482585v1, whole genome shotgun sequence genome has a segment encoding these proteins:
- the LOC122565901 gene encoding mediator of DNA damage checkpoint protein 1 isoform X3 translates to MEDSLVPETPVANLQKTQQTIIPGTPDSSFDNSSTVGNVSVIPATQGKEKKSVFRYPTLPPKTASNSTQKNSIQNTSVDAQDNSQNFDVEEKQNVGGSRISIYDMETQNSSFNFHNETDVDIDDIDTQKICISRSIKNLTKSVQEQKVDIHDIQTQAEALEKVTDIHDIETQHDINIQDMKISKKINTHNLETQDNRTRDSEKLEATGIEKEGNLTNDVRSNVNDTVVQIDKGNESTSNPNNTDKDENQNKKLPGIEKSLQNRLEEIETSEDETSELEMSRNLLGPKELEDFIEDDDLSDEVKSKSPTLIKTSCVNNNSDVNNKSTDNENIFKAVTQVNKSDEDAFKSLSERKYTFQASLVADDSDHTNNEVVIQRYSRKDSQENKKFSNNRVSDSEDSITDEEGRFTEIAVKMKQAVEFSQLNRSKEIKDSANSSKDSDDLFDMLTQPVNRKDEDSSPKSNEKPKDNKYESGVDSINPTQVINKKEVKNNMEINDEIQTKELDDITPTQVLSTNKSSLREVSSTISTGNNKKSDKEDITEIEDNTPNQIVNTKKKPLDVSNNEPPSSLDPSILNVTDRCSIENIDYEMACTQPINDIEKQKSVSSISDKRKNESNFEALARANLDDSVERNLKAMFADVKEERIEEQLEISTQVLEHVLESSDCENISPMQNHKSNMDSNSSTDKKAMKLSISNSIPTSSSTPKSIPKNPLTSKSVSTDSSTLKSAIKDPSTSISLKEKKSKKSNIAKMIQEETDISKNGKSKLNKYSKNIDEQASSISIDCEQFQQTSKALQSDDEDILAGLPEVNISGTSSNPGSPISSTSSEYRININRNWEKQTSVKIAPRKKEALRKSSRRTSSCRNVENAVSYHTISEPNSSTISETSSNSYTNNFNINKIPVCKHDEKRTSRKSKRLIKKTKNLWKSKESDSFAELKSVTSIHSQEKAKQSPPISNNRRTRNSSKENTDRSSVFQVEKEVPVEIAPAELTKKNVSSASRFRKRSLSITDAIDNNISKKRKNDVNEDKPVSNRSRKKNTIDDEGNSANVDKKNSSSSINGLNNRRMSNEASLDKQAIVKVQRISLSTPTGSISSTPTELVDESDNNCKIRQNRRTNVICDIQTSDSRIVSSISSNENYRTTKNVETRKNPNRKTTKKTELVADDISSQIGEESQEIEMIMNSALKKQNTGSNSERKEDTDRNISTKTKNTRKRGNADINTDVDNTEISSTSSILSESDNAYFEVPTLRSKRAKVSKNISSIISTTVNESTKETKRNSKLSIRSTRSQQSIVDSSLEESAEMIANQTTSNNSANKRNNFRNKQQKQTTGKTKNKRQKEDFVEETPTSETNSSIETTSVLSTPNRTRRSMSSSFTTQSPFKIKHKILFTGISSNDYNKLLTKLGASQVEDPTKCSVLVTDKVRRTVKFLCALALPVPIVSVDWLINSEKAGHFIELENYILKDLAAEAKFRFKLGKSLEKAKEHKLLKGYTLVLTPNTAPPPLELKNIIISCGGKALLRPPPRLWPQQSVIISPKEDLTDAKKFLAKAPKTVTVQSTEFILTGILRQELEFNEFKLI, encoded by the exons GATAATTCATCCACGGTGGGAAATGTCTCCGTAATTCCTGCCACTCAAGGTAAAGAGAAAAAGTCTGTATTTCGATACCCGACGTTGCCTCCGAAGACCGCCAGTAACAGCACTCAGAAAAATAGCATTCAGAATACCTCTGTCGACGCCCAAGATAACTCGCAAAACTTCGAcgtagaagaaaaacaaaacgtAGGTGGATCAAGAATTAGTATATACGATATGGAAACGCAAAATTCctcatttaattttcataatgaaaCGGATGTTGACATTGACGATATTGACACTcaaaaaatttgcatttcgCGCAGCATCAAAAACCTTACAAAATCTGTACAGGAACAAAAGGTTGACATACACGATATACAAACGCAAGCAGAAGCACTAGAAAAAGTTACTGATATTCATGATATAGAAACGCAgcacgatataaatattcaggATATGAAAATATCCAAGAAGATTAATACTCATAATTTAGAAACTCAAGATAATCGAACTCGAGATAGTGAGAAACTTGAAGCAACAGGAAttgaaaaggaaggaaatttAACGAATGATGTGAGAAGTAATGTTAATGATACAGTGGTACAAATAGATAAGGGTAATGAAAGCACATCCAATCCTAATAACACTGATAAAGATGagaatcaaaataaaaaattgccaGGTATTGAGAAAAGTTTGCAAAATCGTCTAGAGGAAATTGAAACAAGCGAAGATGAAACTTCGGAACTTGAGATGAGTCGAAATTTGCTTGGTCCAAAAGAATTAGAAGATTTCATTGAGGATGACGATCTATCTGATGAAGTAAAATCAAAGTCACCGACTTTGATAAAAACTTCATGTGTAAACAACAATAGCGATGTAAACAATAAAAGCACTGATAACGAGAACATATTTAAAGCTGTGACACAGGTCAATAAAAGTGATGAAGATGCCTTTAAAAGCCTAAGTGAACGTAAATACACGTTTCAGGCGTCCTTAGTAGCTGATGACTCTGATCATACCAACAATGAAGTTGTGATTCAGAGGTATTCGCGTAAAGATAgccaagaaaataaaaagttttcaaATAATCGAGTTTCTGATAGCGAAGATTCAATTACGGATGAAGAAGGTCGTTTCACAGAAATAGctgtgaaaatgaaacaagcTGTAGAATTTTCGCAGCTTAATAGgagtaaagaaataaaggacAGTGCTAATTCAAGTAAAGACTCTGATGATCTATTTGATATGCTTACTCAACCAGTAAATCGGAAGGATGAAGATTCATCGCCCAAATCTAATGAAAAAccaaaagataataaatatgaaagtgGAGTAGATTCTATAAACCCAACGCAAGTAATTAACAAGAAagaagtgaaaaataatatggaaataaatGATGAAATACAAACAAAGGAACTCGATGATATAACACCAACTCAAGTTCTTTCGACAAATAAATCTTCCTTAAGAGAGGTTAGTAGTACTATTTCAACaggaaacaataaaaaatctgATAAAGAAGATATTACTGAAATAGAAGACAATACACCTAACCAGATAGTTAACACTAAAAAGAAACCATTGGATGTAAGCAATAACGAACCTCCTTCTTCTTTAGATCCTTctatattaaatgttacagATAGATGTAGTATTGAAAACATCGATTATGAAATGGCATGTACTCAACCAATTAATGATATCGAAAAACAAAAGTCTGTATCATCAATTTCTGATAAGAGAAAAAACGAGTCAAACTTTGAAGCATTGGCTAGAGCGAACTTAGATGATAGcgtagaaagaaatttgaaagcaatGTTTGCAGATGTAAAGGAAGAACGTATAGAAGAACaattagaaatatcaacaCAAGTTCTTGAACATGTGCTAGAATCGTCAGattgtgaaaatatatctCCCATGCAAAATCATAAGTCTAACATGGACAGTAACTCATCAACAGATAAGAAAGCAATGAAATTATCAATATCGAACTCTATACCTACAAGTTCATCAACACCTAAATCCATACCTAAAAACCCACTAACTTCAAAATCTGTATCTACAGATTCATCAACACTTAAGTCTGCAATTAAAGATCCATCAACATCAAtatcattaaaagaaaagaaatcaaaaaaatcaaatatagcTAAAATGATTCAAGAAGAAACTGATATATCTAAAAACGGTAAGagtaaattgaataaatattcaaagaatataGATGAACAAGCATCGAGTATATCAATCGATTGTGAGCAATTTCAACAAACCTCTAAAGCACTACAAAGCGACGATGAAGATATATTAGCTGGGTTACCTGAAGTTAACATTTCAGGTACTTCATCGAATCCAGGAAGTCCAATATCATCAACATCTTctgaatatagaataaatattaatcgtaaCTGGGAAAAACAAACATCTGTAAAAATTGCgccaagaaagaaagaagctttACGAAAATCGTCGCGAAGAACGTCTAGTTGTAGGAACGTGGAAAACGCTGTGTCTTATCATACAATTAGCGAGCCAAATTCTAGTACTATTTCGGAAACTTCTTCAAATTCATATAcaaacaatttcaatattaataagataCCTGTTTGCAAACATGATGAAAAAAGGACAAGCAGAAAATCCAAAAGATTGAtaaaaaagacgaagaattTATGGAAATCTAAAGAAAGCGATTCCTTCGCAGAATTAAAATCGGTAACCTCTATTCACTCGCAAGAAAAAGCGAAACAAAGTCCTCCTATTTCGAATAACAGAAGAACTCGTAATTCTAGCAAAGAGAATACTGATCGTTCGTCTGTTTTTCAGGTGGAAAAGGAAGTACCGGTTGAAATTGCACCCGCTGAACTTacgaaaaaaaatgtatcaagCGCGTCACGCTTTAGAAAAAGATCACTCAGCATAACGGATGCGATTGATAATAACATTTCGAAAAAGCGCAAAAATGATGTTAATGAAGATAAGCCTGTTAGTAATAGAAGTAGAAAGAAGAATACAATAGATGATGAAGGCAATTCCGCAAatgttgataaaaaaaattcatcaagCAGTATAAATGGTTTGAACAATAGAAGAATGTCAAATGAAGCAAGTTTAGATAAACAAGCAATAGTAAAAGTCCAAAGAATTTCTCTGTCTACTCCAACAGGGTCGATATCAAGTACTCCAACTGAACTGGTGGATGAAAGCGATAACAATTGTAAAATCAGACAAAATCGGCGTACAAATGTCATTTGTGACATTCAGACATCTGACAGTCGGATTGTTTCAAGTATTTCGAGTAACGAAAATTACAGAACTACCAAAAATGTAGAAACACGAAAAAATCCGAATCGAAAGACGACAAAAAAAACTGAGCTTGTAGCGGATGACATTAGTTCTCAAATTGGTGAAGAATCCCAAGAGATAGAAATGATCATGAACAGTGCGCTCAAAAAACAAAATACCGGTTCAAATtcagaaagaaaggaagatacGGATAGAAATATAAGTACCAAAACGAAAAATACTAGGAAACGTGGAAATGCAGATATTAATACGGATGTAGATAACACGGAAATCAGTAGTACCTCTTCCATTTTATCCGAATCTGATAACGCATATTTTGAAGTGCCTACGTTAAGGAGCAAACGAGCGAAggtttccaaaaatatttcaagtataatTAGTACTACGGTAAATGAATCTactaaagaaacaaaaagaaatagcaAACTATCGATTAGATCAACTCGAAGTCAGCAATCAATTGTGGATTCTTCCCTAGAAGAAAGCGCAGAAATGATCGCAAATCAAACTACTTCGAATAACAGTGCGaataaaaggaataatttcagaaataaacaGCAAAAACAGACAACAGGAAAGACTAAAAACAAGCGACAGAAAGAAGATTTCGTAGAAGAGACGCCTACTTCAGAAACTAATTCCAGTATTGAAACTACATCGGTACTTTCAACTCCCAATAGAACACGTAGAAGCATGTCTTCTTCATTTACAACACAATCACCattcaaaataaaacataaaatcttATTTACGGGTATTTCAAGTAACgactataataaattgttgacAAAGTTGG GTGCATCTCAAGTTGAGGATCCAACAAAGTGCAGTGTACTGGTTACAGACAAAGTTCGAAGaactgttaaatttttatgtgcTTTAGCGCTACCTGTACCAATAGTTTCCGTCGATTGGTTGATTAACAGTGAAAAAGCTGGTCATTTcatagaattagaaaattacatattgaaaGACCTTGCTGCTGAAGCTAAATTCCGCTTCAAATTAGGAAAGAGCTtagaaaaagcgaaagaacataAACTTTTAAAGGGATACACACTTGTCTTAACACCGAATACCGCGCCGCCACCACtagaattaaaaa atataattatttcatgtGGCGGTAAAGCCTTGCTTCGACCACCACCGAGGTTGTGGCCTCAACAATCAGTGATTATCTCTCCCAAAGAGGACTTAACAGAtgcaaagaaatttcttgCAAAAGCACCTAAAACTGTTACCGTTCAGTCgacagaatttatattaactgGCATTTTAAGACaagaattagaatttaatgagtttaagttaatataa
- the LOC122565901 gene encoding mediator of DNA damage checkpoint protein 1 isoform X2 yields the protein MDILATQVYEDYDSTPTQKISYSSQQSKIVIGVLCIDSKTFQIKEGITQIGRHPDCNVVLNNPRVSKKHAEIEANCEGTESWICDLNSSNKTKLNNTILRPNRCYELKNEDVLEFGTVRAIFKICRSMEDSLVPETPVANLQKTQQTIIPGTPDSSFDNSSTVGNVSVIPATQGKEKKSVFRYPTLPPKTASNSTQKNSIQNTSVDAQDNSQNFDVEEKQNVGGSRISIYDMETQNSSFNFHNETDVDIDDIDTQKICISRSIKNLTKSVQEQKVDIHDIQTQAEALEKVTDIHDIETQHDINIQDMKISKKINTHNLETQDNRTRDSEKLEATGIEKEGNLTNDVRSNVNDTVVQIDKGNESTSNPNNTDKDENQNKKLPGIEKSLQNRLEEIETSEDETSELEMSRNLLGPKELEDFIEDDDLSDEVKSKSPTLIKTSCVNNNSDVNNKSTDNENIFKAVTQVNKSDEDAFKSLSERKYTFQASLVADDSDHTNNEVVIQRYSRKDSQENKKFSNNRVSDSEDSITDEEGRFTEIAVKMKQAVEFSQLNRSKEIKDSANSSKDSDDLFDMLTQPVNRKDEDSSPKSNEKPKDNKYESGVDSINPTQVINKKEVKNNMEINDEIQTKELDDITPTQVLSTNKSSLREVSSTISTGNNKKSDKEDITEIEDNTPNQIVNTKKKPLDVSNNEPPSSLDPSILNVTDRCSIENIDYEMACTQPINDIEKQKSVSSISDKRKNESNFEALARANLDDSVERNLKAMFADVKEERIEEQLEISTQVLEHVLESSDCENISPMQNHKSNMDSNSSTDKKAMKLSISNSIPTSSSTPKSIPKNPLTSKSVSTDSSTLKSAIKDPSTSISLKEKKSKKSNIAKMIQEETDISKNGKSKLNKYSKNIDEQASSISIDCEQFQQTSKALQSDDEDILAGLPEVNISGTSSNPGSPISSTSSEYRININRNWEKQTSVKIAPRKKEALRKSSRRTSSCRNVENAVSYHTISEPNSSTISETSSNSYTNNFNINKIPVCKHDEKRTSRKSKRLIKKTKNLWKSKESDSFAELKSVEKEVPVEIAPAELTKKNVSSASRFRKRSLSITDAIDNNISKKRKNDVNEDKPVSNRSRKKNTIDDEGNSANVDKKNSSSSINGLNNRRMSNEASLDKQAIVKVQRISLSTPTGSISSTPTELVDESDNNCKIRQNRRTNVICDIQTSDSRIVSSISSNENYRTTKNVETRKNPNRKTTKKTELVADDISSQIGEESQEIEMIMNSALKKQNTGSNSERKEDTDRNISTKTKNTRKRGNADINTDVDNTEISSTSSILSESDNAYFEVPTLRSKRAKVSKNISSIISTTVNESTKETKRNSKLSIRSTRSQQSIVDSSLEESAEMIANQTTSNNSANKRNNFRNKQQKQTTGKTKNKRQKEDFVEETPTSETNSSIETTSVLSTPNRTRRSMSSSFTTQSPFKIKHKILFTGISSNDYNKLLTKLGASQVEDPTKCSVLVTDKVRRTVKFLCALALPVPIVSVDWLINSEKAGHFIELENYILKDLAAEAKFRFKLGKSLEKAKEHKLLKGYTLVLTPNTAPPPLELKNIIISCGGKALLRPPPRLWPQQSVIISPKEDLTDAKKFLAKAPKTVTVQSTEFILTGILRQELEFNEFKLI from the exons GATAATTCATCCACGGTGGGAAATGTCTCCGTAATTCCTGCCACTCAAGGTAAAGAGAAAAAGTCTGTATTTCGATACCCGACGTTGCCTCCGAAGACCGCCAGTAACAGCACTCAGAAAAATAGCATTCAGAATACCTCTGTCGACGCCCAAGATAACTCGCAAAACTTCGAcgtagaagaaaaacaaaacgtAGGTGGATCAAGAATTAGTATATACGATATGGAAACGCAAAATTCctcatttaattttcataatgaaaCGGATGTTGACATTGACGATATTGACACTcaaaaaatttgcatttcgCGCAGCATCAAAAACCTTACAAAATCTGTACAGGAACAAAAGGTTGACATACACGATATACAAACGCAAGCAGAAGCACTAGAAAAAGTTACTGATATTCATGATATAGAAACGCAgcacgatataaatattcaggATATGAAAATATCCAAGAAGATTAATACTCATAATTTAGAAACTCAAGATAATCGAACTCGAGATAGTGAGAAACTTGAAGCAACAGGAAttgaaaaggaaggaaatttAACGAATGATGTGAGAAGTAATGTTAATGATACAGTGGTACAAATAGATAAGGGTAATGAAAGCACATCCAATCCTAATAACACTGATAAAGATGagaatcaaaataaaaaattgccaGGTATTGAGAAAAGTTTGCAAAATCGTCTAGAGGAAATTGAAACAAGCGAAGATGAAACTTCGGAACTTGAGATGAGTCGAAATTTGCTTGGTCCAAAAGAATTAGAAGATTTCATTGAGGATGACGATCTATCTGATGAAGTAAAATCAAAGTCACCGACTTTGATAAAAACTTCATGTGTAAACAACAATAGCGATGTAAACAATAAAAGCACTGATAACGAGAACATATTTAAAGCTGTGACACAGGTCAATAAAAGTGATGAAGATGCCTTTAAAAGCCTAAGTGAACGTAAATACACGTTTCAGGCGTCCTTAGTAGCTGATGACTCTGATCATACCAACAATGAAGTTGTGATTCAGAGGTATTCGCGTAAAGATAgccaagaaaataaaaagttttcaaATAATCGAGTTTCTGATAGCGAAGATTCAATTACGGATGAAGAAGGTCGTTTCACAGAAATAGctgtgaaaatgaaacaagcTGTAGAATTTTCGCAGCTTAATAGgagtaaagaaataaaggacAGTGCTAATTCAAGTAAAGACTCTGATGATCTATTTGATATGCTTACTCAACCAGTAAATCGGAAGGATGAAGATTCATCGCCCAAATCTAATGAAAAAccaaaagataataaatatgaaagtgGAGTAGATTCTATAAACCCAACGCAAGTAATTAACAAGAAagaagtgaaaaataatatggaaataaatGATGAAATACAAACAAAGGAACTCGATGATATAACACCAACTCAAGTTCTTTCGACAAATAAATCTTCCTTAAGAGAGGTTAGTAGTACTATTTCAACaggaaacaataaaaaatctgATAAAGAAGATATTACTGAAATAGAAGACAATACACCTAACCAGATAGTTAACACTAAAAAGAAACCATTGGATGTAAGCAATAACGAACCTCCTTCTTCTTTAGATCCTTctatattaaatgttacagATAGATGTAGTATTGAAAACATCGATTATGAAATGGCATGTACTCAACCAATTAATGATATCGAAAAACAAAAGTCTGTATCATCAATTTCTGATAAGAGAAAAAACGAGTCAAACTTTGAAGCATTGGCTAGAGCGAACTTAGATGATAGcgtagaaagaaatttgaaagcaatGTTTGCAGATGTAAAGGAAGAACGTATAGAAGAACaattagaaatatcaacaCAAGTTCTTGAACATGTGCTAGAATCGTCAGattgtgaaaatatatctCCCATGCAAAATCATAAGTCTAACATGGACAGTAACTCATCAACAGATAAGAAAGCAATGAAATTATCAATATCGAACTCTATACCTACAAGTTCATCAACACCTAAATCCATACCTAAAAACCCACTAACTTCAAAATCTGTATCTACAGATTCATCAACACTTAAGTCTGCAATTAAAGATCCATCAACATCAAtatcattaaaagaaaagaaatcaaaaaaatcaaatatagcTAAAATGATTCAAGAAGAAACTGATATATCTAAAAACGGTAAGagtaaattgaataaatattcaaagaatataGATGAACAAGCATCGAGTATATCAATCGATTGTGAGCAATTTCAACAAACCTCTAAAGCACTACAAAGCGACGATGAAGATATATTAGCTGGGTTACCTGAAGTTAACATTTCAGGTACTTCATCGAATCCAGGAAGTCCAATATCATCAACATCTTctgaatatagaataaatattaatcgtaaCTGGGAAAAACAAACATCTGTAAAAATTGCgccaagaaagaaagaagctttACGAAAATCGTCGCGAAGAACGTCTAGTTGTAGGAACGTGGAAAACGCTGTGTCTTATCATACAATTAGCGAGCCAAATTCTAGTACTATTTCGGAAACTTCTTCAAATTCATATAcaaacaatttcaatattaataagataCCTGTTTGCAAACATGATGAAAAAAGGACAAGCAGAAAATCCAAAAGATTGAtaaaaaagacgaagaattTATGGAAATCTAAAGAAAGCGATTCCTTCGCAGAATTAAAATCG GTGGAAAAGGAAGTACCGGTTGAAATTGCACCCGCTGAACTTacgaaaaaaaatgtatcaagCGCGTCACGCTTTAGAAAAAGATCACTCAGCATAACGGATGCGATTGATAATAACATTTCGAAAAAGCGCAAAAATGATGTTAATGAAGATAAGCCTGTTAGTAATAGAAGTAGAAAGAAGAATACAATAGATGATGAAGGCAATTCCGCAAatgttgataaaaaaaattcatcaagCAGTATAAATGGTTTGAACAATAGAAGAATGTCAAATGAAGCAAGTTTAGATAAACAAGCAATAGTAAAAGTCCAAAGAATTTCTCTGTCTACTCCAACAGGGTCGATATCAAGTACTCCAACTGAACTGGTGGATGAAAGCGATAACAATTGTAAAATCAGACAAAATCGGCGTACAAATGTCATTTGTGACATTCAGACATCTGACAGTCGGATTGTTTCAAGTATTTCGAGTAACGAAAATTACAGAACTACCAAAAATGTAGAAACACGAAAAAATCCGAATCGAAAGACGACAAAAAAAACTGAGCTTGTAGCGGATGACATTAGTTCTCAAATTGGTGAAGAATCCCAAGAGATAGAAATGATCATGAACAGTGCGCTCAAAAAACAAAATACCGGTTCAAATtcagaaagaaaggaagatacGGATAGAAATATAAGTACCAAAACGAAAAATACTAGGAAACGTGGAAATGCAGATATTAATACGGATGTAGATAACACGGAAATCAGTAGTACCTCTTCCATTTTATCCGAATCTGATAACGCATATTTTGAAGTGCCTACGTTAAGGAGCAAACGAGCGAAggtttccaaaaatatttcaagtataatTAGTACTACGGTAAATGAATCTactaaagaaacaaaaagaaatagcaAACTATCGATTAGATCAACTCGAAGTCAGCAATCAATTGTGGATTCTTCCCTAGAAGAAAGCGCAGAAATGATCGCAAATCAAACTACTTCGAATAACAGTGCGaataaaaggaataatttcagaaataaacaGCAAAAACAGACAACAGGAAAGACTAAAAACAAGCGACAGAAAGAAGATTTCGTAGAAGAGACGCCTACTTCAGAAACTAATTCCAGTATTGAAACTACATCGGTACTTTCAACTCCCAATAGAACACGTAGAAGCATGTCTTCTTCATTTACAACACAATCACCattcaaaataaaacataaaatcttATTTACGGGTATTTCAAGTAACgactataataaattgttgacAAAGTTGG GTGCATCTCAAGTTGAGGATCCAACAAAGTGCAGTGTACTGGTTACAGACAAAGTTCGAAGaactgttaaatttttatgtgcTTTAGCGCTACCTGTACCAATAGTTTCCGTCGATTGGTTGATTAACAGTGAAAAAGCTGGTCATTTcatagaattagaaaattacatattgaaaGACCTTGCTGCTGAAGCTAAATTCCGCTTCAAATTAGGAAAGAGCTtagaaaaagcgaaagaacataAACTTTTAAAGGGATACACACTTGTCTTAACACCGAATACCGCGCCGCCACCACtagaattaaaaa atataattatttcatgtGGCGGTAAAGCCTTGCTTCGACCACCACCGAGGTTGTGGCCTCAACAATCAGTGATTATCTCTCCCAAAGAGGACTTAACAGAtgcaaagaaatttcttgCAAAAGCACCTAAAACTGTTACCGTTCAGTCgacagaatttatattaactgGCATTTTAAGACaagaattagaatttaatgagtttaagttaatataa